A single genomic interval of Microbacterium oleivorans harbors:
- a CDS encoding aminotransferase class III-fold pyridoxal phosphate-dependent enzyme, with product MTIPENDRQTAASTDASVPARAAGSPPLLPVAVATGEGAWVTDVEGRRYLDLTAEPALTFGHRHPALVAVATEQLGRLTVASAAVDDDRSDPFARGLADLVGAKVALPVATPQEAVDVAVTAARRSFAERSRGRTEASAGARSVGRAPSVIVAAGSHDRLVEAGAVTVPFGDVAALEAALDNTHDEGVAAVVLEPVQVAAGVVAAPEGYLDAVRRSCAERGIVFVLDESHSGAGRLGETVALDTDAARPDLRVLGSAFGGGIVPLAAVAGSTALLTGLPVAASASPLATAVGHRVVEMLATGELQIRAGALAEHLSARIEPLLGAGATAVRAVGVWAGVDLDPAVRSASEVARRLVARGVLVDVVGETTLLLEPPLVIRATELDWAIEQLRVVLAA from the coding sequence ATGACGATCCCTGAGAACGACCGGCAGACCGCCGCGAGCACCGACGCGTCCGTCCCGGCGCGCGCCGCGGGATCGCCGCCGCTGCTGCCCGTCGCCGTCGCGACGGGGGAGGGCGCCTGGGTCACCGACGTCGAGGGGCGTCGCTACCTCGACCTGACCGCGGAGCCCGCGCTGACCTTCGGGCACCGGCACCCCGCTCTCGTCGCGGTCGCCACGGAGCAGCTCGGCCGGCTGACCGTCGCGAGCGCCGCCGTCGACGACGACCGCTCGGATCCGTTCGCCCGGGGATTGGCAGACCTGGTCGGGGCGAAGGTCGCACTGCCGGTCGCCACGCCTCAGGAGGCCGTGGACGTCGCCGTGACGGCGGCGCGGCGCTCGTTCGCGGAGCGGTCGAGGGGGCGGACCGAGGCGTCGGCGGGCGCGCGATCGGTCGGTCGGGCGCCGTCCGTCATCGTCGCGGCGGGCTCGCACGACCGGCTCGTCGAGGCCGGCGCCGTCACCGTGCCCTTCGGCGACGTCGCCGCCCTCGAAGCCGCCCTCGACAACACCCACGACGAGGGTGTCGCCGCGGTCGTGCTCGAGCCCGTTCAGGTGGCTGCCGGCGTCGTCGCGGCGCCGGAGGGGTACCTCGATGCCGTGCGGCGATCGTGCGCGGAGCGCGGCATCGTCTTCGTGCTCGACGAGTCGCACAGCGGTGCGGGCCGTCTCGGCGAGACGGTCGCGCTCGACACCGACGCGGCCCGCCCCGACCTCCGCGTGCTCGGATCCGCGTTCGGGGGCGGGATCGTCCCCCTCGCCGCCGTGGCCGGTTCGACGGCGTTGCTGACCGGGCTCCCGGTCGCGGCATCCGCGTCACCGCTCGCCACGGCGGTCGGCCATCGCGTGGTCGAGATGCTCGCGACGGGTGAGCTGCAGATCCGTGCGGGGGCACTCGCCGAGCATCTGTCCGCCCGGATCGAGCCGCTCCTCGGCGCGGGGGCGACCGCGGTCCGCGCCGTCGGGGTGTGGGCGGGAGTCGATCTCGATCCTGCGGTGCGCTCGGCGTCCGAGGTCGCCCGGCGACTGGTGGCGCGCGGCGTGCTCGTCGACGTCGTCGGCGAGACGACCCTGCTGCTCGAACCGCCGCTGGTCATCCGCGCGACCGAGCTGGACTGGGCGATCGAACAGTTGCGCGTCGTGCTCGCCGCCTGA
- a CDS encoding aldo/keto reductase — protein MQQRTLGPFTVSAIGLGGMPVSMNNDKQIPDRKDAVATVHAALDAGVTLLDTADIYAPSWDTMGHNEEIMAEALASWGGDRSQIVVATKGGITRSEGEKWGRDGSLDYLRTAVEASLRALRVDVIDLYQYHRPDRWLVYGEVMESFKILQQEGKIRSIGISNASVEEIEIAEQVLGAGNLASVQNEFSPRHPGSYDELRHCADRGIAFLPWSPLGGTGGAARAVGDRFAAFGEVARDHDVSPQQVVLAWELGLGDTVIPIPGARRAASIVDSAKAADLELSDDERARLSHSVGIDG, from the coding sequence ATGCAGCAGCGCACCCTCGGACCGTTCACCGTCTCGGCCATCGGCCTGGGCGGGATGCCCGTCTCGATGAACAACGACAAGCAGATCCCCGACCGCAAGGATGCCGTCGCGACGGTGCACGCTGCGCTGGACGCGGGCGTCACACTGCTCGACACCGCCGACATCTACGCCCCCAGCTGGGACACGATGGGCCACAACGAGGAGATCATGGCCGAGGCCCTGGCCTCGTGGGGCGGTGACCGGTCGCAGATCGTGGTCGCCACCAAGGGCGGGATCACCCGAAGCGAGGGTGAGAAGTGGGGCCGCGACGGCTCGCTCGACTACCTGCGCACGGCGGTGGAGGCATCTCTCCGCGCTCTCCGGGTCGATGTGATCGACCTGTACCAGTACCACCGCCCCGACCGCTGGCTCGTCTACGGCGAGGTCATGGAGAGCTTCAAGATCCTGCAGCAGGAGGGCAAGATCCGTTCGATCGGCATCTCCAATGCGAGCGTCGAGGAGATCGAGATCGCCGAGCAGGTCCTGGGCGCGGGGAACCTCGCGAGCGTGCAGAACGAGTTCTCGCCGCGGCATCCGGGAAGCTACGACGAGCTCCGCCACTGCGCCGACCGCGGCATCGCGTTCCTGCCGTGGAGCCCCTTGGGCGGCACGGGCGGGGCGGCCCGTGCCGTCGGCGACCGGTTCGCCGCCTTCGGCGAGGTGGCCCGCGACCACGATGTGAGCCCGCAGCAGGTCGTGCTCGCGTGGGAGCTCGGCCTCGGCGACACCGTCATCCCGATTCCCGGCGCACGCCGCGCCGCGTCGATCGTCGACAGCGCGAAGGCCGCCGACCTCGAGCTCTCGGATGACGAGCGGGCACGCCTGTCGCACTCGGTGGGCATCGACGGCTGA
- a CDS encoding heavy metal translocating P-type ATPase, translating to MNTHEQHAEPEQHAEHEHDGHAAHTGAGHGDHAGHGDHVARFRRLFWIMLVLAVPVAGMSAMFAMLIGYPLPDAAWVGWISPLLGTVMYAWGGAPFLSGAVAELRSRRPGMMLLIALAITVAFIASWGASLGVLDHELDFWWELALLIVIMLLGHWIEMRSLAQTTSALDSLAALLPDEADKVVGADTVTVAPADLVPGDIVVIRPGGRVPADGRIEQGEASMDETMITGESRPVRRGEGATVVAGTVATDSGLRVRITAVGDDTALAGIRRLVSDAQSSSSRAQRIADRAAAWLFWFALGAAVVTAVVWTLVGLPDDAVVRTITVLVIACPHALGLAIPLVVSIATERAARGGVLVKDRLALESMRTVDTVLFDKTGTLTRGAPTVTAVEPAGGWDSDEVLALAAAAENDSEHPLARAITDAARRRGLDVPQASGFSSSPAVGVRAEVAGRTVQVGGPALLAREEGDELAAAAAWRDEGAIILHVIVGGAVAGALRLADEIRPESRAAVAALAERGVRVVMITGDADAVAASVAGELGIDRYFAGVRPEDKSAAVAELQAEGRRVAMVGDGVNDAPALAQADVGIAIGAGTDVAIASAGVILASDDPRSVLSVIDLSRAAYRKMRQNLWWAAGYNLLSVPLAAGILAPVGFVLPMSIGAILMSLSTIVVALNAQLLRRLDLSPDAV from the coding sequence ATGAACACGCACGAGCAGCACGCCGAGCCCGAGCAGCACGCCGAGCACGAGCACGACGGGCACGCCGCGCACACGGGGGCGGGGCACGGCGACCACGCGGGGCACGGCGACCACGTGGCGCGTTTCCGACGGCTGTTCTGGATCATGCTCGTGCTGGCGGTGCCCGTGGCGGGGATGTCGGCCATGTTCGCGATGCTCATCGGCTATCCGCTGCCGGATGCCGCGTGGGTCGGCTGGATCTCGCCCCTGCTCGGCACGGTGATGTACGCGTGGGGCGGGGCGCCCTTCCTGTCCGGTGCGGTGGCGGAGCTGCGCTCGCGCCGGCCGGGGATGATGCTGCTGATCGCCCTCGCCATCACGGTCGCCTTCATCGCATCGTGGGGAGCGAGCCTCGGCGTGCTCGACCACGAGCTCGACTTCTGGTGGGAGCTCGCGCTGCTGATCGTCATCATGCTGCTCGGCCACTGGATCGAGATGCGCTCGCTCGCGCAGACCACATCGGCCCTCGACTCGCTCGCGGCGCTGCTCCCCGACGAGGCCGACAAGGTCGTGGGAGCCGACACGGTGACCGTCGCCCCCGCCGATCTGGTCCCGGGTGACATCGTCGTGATCCGCCCCGGCGGCCGCGTCCCCGCCGACGGCCGCATCGAGCAGGGCGAGGCGAGCATGGACGAGACGATGATCACGGGGGAGTCCCGCCCGGTGCGCCGTGGCGAGGGCGCCACCGTCGTCGCCGGCACCGTGGCCACGGACTCGGGACTGCGCGTGCGCATCACCGCCGTCGGCGACGACACCGCCCTCGCCGGCATCCGGCGCCTGGTCTCCGATGCGCAGAGCTCGTCGTCGCGCGCTCAGCGCATCGCCGACCGTGCCGCGGCCTGGCTGTTCTGGTTCGCCCTCGGCGCCGCCGTCGTCACCGCGGTCGTCTGGACGCTCGTCGGGCTGCCCGACGACGCGGTCGTGCGCACCATCACCGTGCTGGTGATCGCGTGCCCGCACGCGCTCGGCCTCGCGATCCCCCTCGTCGTGTCGATCGCGACCGAGCGGGCGGCGCGCGGGGGCGTGCTGGTGAAGGATCGGCTCGCGCTCGAGAGCATGCGCACGGTCGACACCGTGCTCTTCGACAAGACCGGCACGCTCACCCGCGGTGCCCCGACCGTGACGGCCGTCGAGCCCGCCGGCGGATGGGATTCCGACGAGGTGCTCGCGCTGGCGGCTGCGGCCGAGAACGACTCGGAGCACCCGCTCGCCCGTGCCATCACCGACGCGGCCCGGCGGCGGGGACTCGACGTGCCGCAGGCGTCCGGCTTCTCGTCGTCGCCGGCCGTCGGCGTGCGCGCGGAGGTCGCCGGACGAACGGTACAAGTCGGCGGACCCGCACTGCTCGCGCGCGAAGAGGGCGACGAGCTCGCCGCCGCGGCGGCCTGGCGGGACGAGGGGGCCATCATCCTGCACGTGATCGTCGGCGGTGCCGTCGCCGGGGCGCTGCGACTGGCCGACGAGATCCGGCCGGAGTCGCGGGCCGCGGTGGCCGCGCTCGCCGAGCGGGGCGTGCGGGTCGTCATGATCACGGGCGACGCCGACGCGGTCGCGGCGTCCGTCGCCGGAGAGCTGGGCATCGACCGCTACTTCGCGGGGGTGCGCCCCGAGGACAAGTCCGCCGCCGTCGCGGAGCTGCAGGCCGAGGGGCGCCGCGTCGCGATGGTGGGCGACGGCGTCAACGACGCGCCCGCGCTCGCGCAGGCCGACGTCGGCATCGCGATCGGCGCCGGCACCGACGTCGCGATCGCGTCGGCGGGCGTCATCCTCGCCAGCGACGACCCGCGTTCGGTGCTGTCGGTCATCGACCTGTCACGCGCGGCGTACCGCAAGATGCGGCAGAACCTCTGGTGGGCCGCCGGCTACAACCTGCTGTCGGTGCCGCTCGCAGCCGGCATCCTCGCCCCGGTCGGCTTCGTGCTCCCGATGTCGATCGGCGCGATCCTCATGTCGCTGTCGACGATCGTGGTGGCCCTCAACGCCCAGCTGCTGCGCCGACTCGACCTCTCGCCCGACGCGGTGTGA
- a CDS encoding heavy metal translocating P-type ATPase, translated as MSAVDVELDISGMTCASCATRIERKLNKVPGVEASVNYATEKARVRGDGLDPADLIAVVEAAGYHAAVPAPVEELRESAPPVDDVAVLRRRLLISAALALPVAVLSMIPALQFEYWQWLALTLTAPIAVWGAWPFHRAAAINARHGAATMDTLISLGVVAAFGWSLYALFFGGAGMPGMTMSFTLVGAPRAGGHEIYLEVAALVTVFILAGRYAEARARVSSSDALRALLEAGAKDAVRLTGDREEAVPVARLAVGDVVIVRPGEKIPSDGLVLEGASAVDVGMLTGESAPIDVSPGSRVVGATVNVGGRLVVEITRVGAETELARMQRLLAEAQTGKAQVQRLADRVSAVFVPVVIGLAVIAFLGWSLTGGSIELAFTAAVATLIIACPCALGLATPTALLVGTGRGSQLGILIRGPQVLEQTRSVDTIVLDKTGTVTTGAMVVTGVHPAPGVASDELLAVAAAVEAGSEHPVARALVAASARAASVPAATSFASHAGFGVQAVVGGAAVVCGRASWLRSEWGIAMSADEAERLAELEADGTVVAVARDGAFVGAIVVGDTLKPTSALAVSRFRALGLEPVLLTGDNAATAQRVAAAVGIDVVHAGVTPADKLDVIRALQAEGRVVAMVGDGVNDAAALAAADLGLAMGGGTDAAIAASDITIVSGDLAVVADAIRLARRTLGIIKGNLFWAFAYNVAAIPVAMAGLLNPLVAAAAMALSSLFVVTNSLRLRGFRAEPVAGGRD; from the coding sequence GTGAGCGCCGTCGACGTCGAGCTCGACATCTCGGGCATGACCTGCGCCTCGTGTGCGACGCGCATCGAGCGCAAGCTCAACAAGGTGCCCGGCGTCGAGGCGTCGGTGAACTACGCCACCGAGAAGGCGCGGGTTCGCGGCGACGGCCTCGACCCCGCCGACCTCATCGCCGTCGTCGAGGCCGCGGGCTATCACGCCGCCGTGCCCGCGCCGGTCGAGGAGCTCCGTGAGTCCGCTCCGCCGGTGGACGACGTCGCGGTGCTGCGGCGACGCCTGCTGATCAGCGCGGCGCTGGCCCTCCCCGTCGCGGTGCTGTCGATGATCCCGGCGCTGCAGTTCGAGTACTGGCAGTGGCTGGCCCTCACCCTCACCGCACCCATCGCCGTCTGGGGGGCCTGGCCCTTCCACCGCGCCGCCGCGATCAACGCCCGCCACGGTGCGGCGACGATGGACACCCTCATCAGTCTCGGTGTCGTCGCCGCCTTCGGCTGGTCGCTCTACGCCCTGTTCTTCGGCGGCGCGGGCATGCCGGGCATGACCATGAGCTTCACGCTGGTGGGCGCGCCGCGCGCCGGCGGTCACGAGATCTACCTCGAGGTCGCCGCACTCGTCACGGTGTTCATCCTGGCGGGGCGCTACGCCGAGGCGCGGGCGCGCGTGTCGTCGTCCGACGCGCTGCGCGCGCTGCTCGAGGCCGGCGCGAAGGACGCCGTGCGTCTGACCGGCGATCGGGAGGAAGCCGTCCCCGTCGCCCGCCTCGCCGTCGGCGACGTGGTGATCGTGCGCCCCGGCGAGAAGATCCCCTCGGACGGGCTCGTCCTCGAAGGGGCATCGGCCGTCGACGTCGGCATGCTGACCGGCGAATCGGCGCCGATCGACGTCTCGCCCGGGTCGCGTGTGGTCGGCGCGACCGTCAACGTCGGCGGTCGTCTGGTCGTCGAGATCACGCGTGTCGGCGCCGAGACCGAGCTGGCCCGGATGCAACGGCTGCTCGCCGAGGCGCAGACGGGCAAAGCTCAGGTGCAACGGCTGGCCGACCGGGTGTCGGCGGTGTTCGTCCCGGTCGTCATCGGCCTCGCGGTCATCGCCTTCCTCGGCTGGAGCCTCACCGGCGGCTCGATCGAGCTCGCCTTCACGGCAGCCGTCGCGACCCTGATCATCGCGTGCCCGTGCGCCCTGGGATTGGCGACCCCGACCGCGCTGCTCGTGGGCACGGGTCGCGGCTCGCAGCTGGGCATCCTGATCCGAGGACCGCAGGTGCTCGAGCAGACCCGCAGCGTCGACACGATCGTGCTCGACAAGACCGGTACCGTGACGACGGGCGCCATGGTCGTGACCGGCGTGCATCCCGCGCCCGGGGTGGCCAGCGACGAGCTGCTCGCGGTGGCCGCCGCCGTCGAGGCCGGCTCGGAGCATCCCGTCGCTCGCGCGCTCGTCGCGGCATCCGCCCGTGCGGCATCCGTGCCCGCGGCCACCTCCTTCGCCTCGCACGCCGGATTCGGAGTGCAGGCCGTCGTCGGCGGTGCAGCGGTCGTCTGCGGTCGCGCTTCGTGGCTGCGGAGCGAATGGGGCATCGCGATGTCCGCCGACGAGGCGGAGCGTCTCGCCGAGCTCGAGGCCGACGGCACGGTCGTCGCCGTCGCCCGTGACGGAGCGTTCGTCGGGGCGATCGTCGTCGGCGACACCCTCAAGCCCACGAGCGCGCTCGCCGTCTCTCGGTTCCGCGCCCTCGGCCTCGAGCCGGTGCTGCTCACGGGCGACAATGCCGCGACGGCGCAGCGGGTGGCCGCGGCCGTCGGCATCGACGTCGTGCACGCGGGCGTGACCCCCGCCGACAAGCTGGACGTCATCCGCGCGTTGCAGGCCGAGGGTCGCGTCGTCGCGATGGTCGGCGACGGTGTCAACGATGCGGCGGCGCTCGCGGCGGCCGACCTCGGCCTCGCGATGGGCGGGGGAACGGATGCCGCGATCGCGGCGAGCGACATCACGATCGTCTCGGGCGACCTCGCGGTCGTCGCCGACGCCATCCGGCTCGCACGCCGCACGCTCGGCATCATCAAGGGCAACCTCTTCTGGGCGTTCGCGTACAACGTCGCGGCGATCCCCGTCGCGATGGCGGGGCTGCTGAACCCGCTGGTCGCAGCCGCCGCGATGGCGCTGTCGTCGCTGTTCGTCGTGACGAACAGCCTGCGGCTTCGCGGCTTCCGCGCCGAACCGGTCGCGGGCGGCCGGGACTGA
- a CDS encoding heavy-metal-associated domain-containing protein, with protein MTERIDLGLTATGGGCVCGDHAAHDAAAPSSAVREEVLVSGMTCSHCVASVTEELSEIAGVEAVTVDLNAGGVSRVTIHSGGPIDAATITAAIEEAGYAREDALS; from the coding sequence ATGACCGAACGCATCGACCTGGGACTGACCGCGACCGGCGGCGGATGCGTGTGCGGCGATCACGCCGCGCACGACGCCGCCGCCCCCTCCTCCGCCGTGCGCGAGGAGGTGCTGGTGTCGGGCATGACCTGTTCGCACTGCGTCGCCAGCGTGACCGAGGAGCTGAGCGAGATCGCGGGGGTGGAGGCCGTGACCGTCGACCTCAACGCCGGCGGGGTCTCACGCGTGACGATCCACAGCGGTGGGCCCATCGACGCCGCCACGATCACCGCGGCCATCGAAGAGGCGGGCTACGCGCGGGAGGACGCGCTCTCGTGA
- a CDS encoding metal-sensitive transcriptional regulator, producing MHGYDANKDDLQKRLRRVEGQVRGIARMVDEDKYCIDILTQVSAATKALETVALSLLGDHLSHCVAEASAEGGSVAAEKIREANAAIARLVRS from the coding sequence GTGCACGGATACGACGCGAACAAGGACGACCTGCAGAAGCGCCTCCGGCGCGTCGAGGGGCAGGTGCGCGGCATCGCCCGCATGGTCGACGAGGACAAGTACTGCATCGACATCCTGACCCAGGTCTCGGCGGCGACGAAGGCGCTCGAGACCGTGGCGCTGTCGCTGCTGGGCGACCACCTCAGCCACTGCGTCGCCGAGGCCAGCGCCGAGGGCGGGTCCGTCGCCGCCGAGAAGATCCGCGAGGCCAACGCCGCGATCGCGCGCCTGGTCCGCTCATGA
- a CDS encoding bifunctional proline dehydrogenase/L-glutamate gamma-semialdehyde dehydrogenase: MSDTAASGTTPPGFPNDDPLAQTAVDLARRWVHSSADVPADAAAQRLAGVLRDPNGLPFTIGFVDGVMRPESVTAAANRLHHVAPLVPEFLPWYLRGAVRIGGAVAPVLPTPVVPIARTALREMVGHLVVDARPHKLGPAIARIRESGARLNLNLLGEAVLGEGEAKRRLEGIHELIRRPDVDYVSVKVSAVISRISMWAFDEVVTDVVERLLPLYLSAAEDGTFINLDMEEYRDLDLTIAVFTRLLEDDRLHGLEAGIVLQAYLPDALDALDQLTAWAQTRVAAGGSRIKIRLVKGANLAMERVDAAMHGWPLATHASKLDADAMYLRCLDHALRPDRTAAVRLGVAGHNLFDTAYAWLLAGERGVRRDIEIEMLLGMAQGQVAAVTREVGHVLLYVPVVRPDEFDVAISYLVRRLEENASSENFLSAAFDLATDEGLFERERDRFVASLARAADPALPSDPNRRQDRNLALRAIAPQRITREPAEGDDGLTQAVLGIADAARAAGDDTTAIGDHDDVLFGGERFVETAVYAPRESRRAPALGAPGFANTPDSDPALAVNRQWARDILARIDRSTAGDDTIAAARISDAGVLDAVVTGVGAAASAWGALPAADRSAVLLAASRALESRRAELIEVAASETGKVLAEADVEVSEAVDFAAYYAATARELDRVSGAVFEPAAVTVVAPPWNFPIAIPAGGVLAALAAGSGVVFKPAPQARRCAAVVAEALWDAGVPRDLLALVDVDEGGLGRELITHPSVERVILTGSWETAALFRSWRPELPLLAETSGKNAIVVMPSADLDLAASDLIRSAFGHAGQKCSAASLAILVGPVGRSKRFARQLVDATRSLRVGPPTDARAEVGPVIEPPQGKLAWALTTLDEGERWLVEPRELDIDPDSGGRYWSPGVRVGVAAGSRMHLEEFFGPVLGVMHARTLDEAIEMQNAVAYGLTAGLHTQDPADLATWLERVQAGNLYVNRGITGAIVQRQPFGGWKRSSVGAGTKAGGPNYLVGLGSWRASSGAASSTLHLRGLDSRITTIIESAQPTLDYEAFEWLRRGALSDAVVWDREFGQVRDVSGLGVERNLFRYRPVDVAVRAASDAAWQAVLRVIVAGVRAGSQVNLSTPVGLPAEVRRALGEVGIGVSVETDGEWLQRIAAPERRPSRIRLVGSPASVAEIRTTVAAATDGDPDVAVYADEVTTAGRIELLAFVHEQSISITAHRFGNPDDWSEAVI; this comes from the coding sequence ATGTCCGACACCGCTGCGTCCGGCACCACCCCGCCGGGCTTTCCGAACGACGACCCCCTCGCTCAGACGGCCGTGGACCTGGCGCGGCGATGGGTGCACTCGTCGGCGGACGTCCCGGCCGACGCGGCCGCCCAGCGGTTGGCGGGAGTGCTGCGGGACCCGAACGGACTCCCGTTCACGATCGGGTTCGTCGACGGTGTCATGCGGCCCGAGAGCGTCACCGCGGCGGCGAACCGGTTGCACCACGTCGCGCCCCTCGTGCCGGAGTTCCTGCCCTGGTACCTGCGCGGTGCGGTGCGGATCGGCGGCGCCGTCGCACCGGTGCTGCCGACGCCGGTCGTCCCGATCGCACGGACCGCGCTGCGCGAGATGGTCGGGCACCTCGTCGTCGATGCCCGTCCGCACAAGCTCGGGCCCGCGATCGCCCGCATCCGCGAGTCGGGCGCGCGGCTGAACCTGAACCTCCTCGGCGAGGCCGTGCTCGGCGAGGGTGAGGCGAAGCGGCGACTCGAGGGCATCCACGAGCTGATCCGACGGCCCGATGTCGACTACGTCTCGGTGAAGGTCTCGGCCGTCATCAGCCGGATCTCGATGTGGGCCTTCGACGAGGTCGTGACCGACGTGGTCGAGCGCCTGCTCCCGCTGTATCTGAGCGCCGCCGAGGACGGCACCTTCATCAACCTCGACATGGAGGAGTACCGCGACCTCGACCTCACCATCGCGGTCTTCACCCGTCTGCTCGAGGACGACCGGCTGCACGGGCTCGAAGCGGGCATCGTGCTCCAGGCCTACCTCCCCGACGCGCTCGACGCCCTCGACCAGCTCACGGCCTGGGCGCAGACGCGCGTCGCCGCGGGCGGCAGCCGCATCAAGATCCGCCTGGTGAAAGGGGCGAACCTGGCGATGGAACGCGTGGATGCCGCGATGCACGGCTGGCCGCTCGCGACTCACGCGAGCAAGCTCGACGCCGACGCGATGTACCTGCGCTGCCTCGACCACGCCCTCCGGCCCGATCGGACGGCGGCCGTGCGCCTGGGCGTGGCCGGACACAACCTCTTCGACACCGCCTACGCGTGGCTGCTCGCCGGCGAACGGGGGGTGCGTCGGGACATCGAGATCGAGATGCTGCTCGGGATGGCCCAGGGCCAGGTGGCGGCGGTCACGCGCGAGGTCGGTCACGTGCTCCTGTACGTTCCGGTGGTGCGCCCCGACGAGTTCGACGTCGCCATCAGCTATCTCGTGCGGCGGCTCGAGGAGAACGCCTCGAGCGAGAACTTCCTCTCCGCCGCGTTCGACCTCGCGACCGATGAGGGGCTGTTCGAGCGCGAGCGCGACCGGTTCGTCGCCTCGCTCGCGCGCGCGGCCGACCCCGCGCTGCCGAGCGATCCCAACCGTCGGCAGGATCGCAATCTCGCCCTGCGCGCCATCGCGCCGCAGCGCATCACGCGCGAGCCCGCGGAGGGCGACGACGGTCTGACGCAGGCGGTGCTCGGCATCGCGGATGCCGCGAGGGCCGCCGGCGACGACACGACGGCGATCGGCGACCACGACGACGTCCTCTTCGGCGGCGAGCGGTTCGTCGAGACCGCCGTGTACGCACCGCGCGAGTCGCGCCGCGCCCCCGCGCTGGGCGCGCCGGGTTTCGCCAACACCCCCGACTCCGATCCGGCGCTCGCCGTCAACCGGCAGTGGGCTCGCGACATCCTCGCCCGCATCGACCGCAGCACGGCGGGCGATGACACGATCGCGGCGGCGCGCATCTCGGACGCCGGCGTGCTCGATGCCGTCGTGACCGGTGTCGGCGCCGCGGCATCCGCGTGGGGCGCGCTCCCCGCGGCCGACCGCAGCGCCGTGCTGCTGGCTGCCTCGCGCGCCCTCGAGTCGCGCCGCGCCGAGCTGATCGAGGTCGCCGCGTCCGAGACCGGCAAGGTGCTCGCCGAGGCGGACGTCGAGGTGAGCGAGGCCGTCGACTTCGCGGCGTACTACGCCGCCACCGCCCGCGAGCTCGACCGCGTCAGCGGCGCCGTCTTCGAGCCGGCGGCGGTCACCGTCGTCGCGCCGCCGTGGAACTTCCCGATCGCCATCCCCGCCGGCGGTGTGCTCGCGGCTCTCGCGGCGGGATCGGGCGTCGTGTTCAAGCCCGCCCCGCAGGCGCGTCGCTGCGCCGCCGTGGTCGCCGAGGCGCTGTGGGATGCCGGTGTGCCGCGCGACCTGCTCGCCCTCGTCGACGTCGACGAGGGCGGTCTGGGGCGCGAGCTGATCACCCACCCGAGCGTGGAGCGGGTGATCCTCACCGGATCGTGGGAGACCGCCGCGCTGTTCCGCTCGTGGCGCCCCGAGCTCCCGCTGCTGGCCGAGACGAGCGGCAAGAACGCGATCGTCGTCATGCCGTCGGCCGACCTCGATCTCGCGGCGTCCGACCTGATCCGCAGCGCCTTCGGACACGCCGGACAGAAGTGCTCGGCGGCGTCGCTCGCGATCCTCGTGGGTCCCGTCGGGCGCTCGAAGCGATTCGCCCGTCAGCTCGTCGACGCGACCCGGTCGCTGCGCGTAGGGCCGCCCACCGACGCGCGCGCCGAGGTCGGGCCGGTCATCGAGCCCCCGCAGGGCAAGCTCGCCTGGGCGCTGACGACCCTCGACGAGGGAGAGCGCTGGCTCGTCGAGCCTCGCGAGCTCGACATCGACCCCGACAGCGGCGGACGCTACTGGTCGCCGGGCGTGCGGGTGGGGGTCGCCGCCGGATCGCGCATGCACCTCGAGGAGTTCTTCGGGCCGGTCCTCGGCGTCATGCACGCCCGGACGCTCGACGAGGCCATCGAGATGCAGAACGCCGTCGCGTACGGGCTGACCGCCGGGCTGCACACGCAGGACCCGGCCGATCTCGCCACCTGGCTCGAGCGCGTTCAGGCCGGGAACCTCTACGTCAACCGCGGCATCACCGGAGCCATCGTGCAGCGCCAGCCCTTCGGCGGTTGGAAGCGCTCCTCGGTGGGGGCGGGAACCAAGGCGGGCGGGCCGAACTACCTCGTCGGTCTGGGGTCGTGGCGGGCGTCGAGCGGGGCGGCGTCGAGCACCCTCCACCTGCGCGGGCTCGACTCGCGCATCACGACGATCATCGAGTCGGCCCAGCCCACCCTCGACTACGAAGCGTTCGAGTGGCTCCGCCGCGGTGCGCTGTCGGACGCCGTGGTCTGGGACCGCGAGTTCGGCCAGGTGCGCGACGTGTCGGGCCTCGGGGTCGAGCGGAACCTGTTCCGGTACCGGCCCGTCGACGTCGCGGTGCGAGCAGCCTCGGATGCCGCGTGGCAGGCGGTGCTGCGCGTCATCGTCGCCGGGGTGCGCGCGGGCTCGCAGGTGAATCTGAGCACCCCCGTGGGGCTGCCGGCGGAGGTGCGTCGCGCACTGGGCGAGGTCGGCATCGGCGTGTCGGTCGAGACCGACGGCGAGTGGCTGCAGCGCATCGCGGCTCCGGAGCGGCGGCCGAGCCGCATCCGTCTCGTCGGGTCGCCGGCCTCGGTGGCCGAGATCCGTACGACGGTCGCAGCCGCCACGGACGGCGACCCCGACGTCGCCGTCTACGCCGACGAGGTGACCACGGCGGGCCGCATCGAGCTGCTTGCCTTCGTGCACGAGCAGTCGATCTCGATCACGGCCCACCGTTTCGGCAATCCCGACGACTGGTCCGAAGCGGTCATCTGA